The nucleotide window tttttctccagtgtgtgtccgCTGATGGACCCTTAGCGCTGATGAATCGTTAAAGCTCTTCTCACATTCATTGCACCTATATGGTTTCTCCCCTGTATGTGTTCGCTGATGGATCAACAAGTATGATGAGTGATtaaagctcttcccacattcactgcatctGAATCTTTTCTCACCGGTGTGTGTTCTCTGATGATGTCCTAGAGTTGATGACCGaataaagctctttccacattctcTGCACctgtatggtttttctcctgtgtgtgttcgctgatgatgcATTAATTGTGATGAGAAAGTAAAAGACCTCTTACATTCAGTGCAGCTGTATGGTTTTTCTCTTGTGTGGGTTTGGTGATGGCGCCTCAGGGAGGATAAATGACTGAAACTCATTCCACATTCAATACATATAtgtggtttttctcctgtgtgtgtttgcttATGGGTCCTTAAATTTGATGACTGATTAAAGCTCTTTCCACACTGGCTGCATGTAtatggcttttctcctgtgtgcgTTAGCTGATGGGCCTTTAAGTTTGATGACTGATTGAAGGTCTTGCCACATTCACAGCAACCAAAGGGCTTTattcctgtgtgtgttcgctgatggttCCTTAGGTGTGAAGATGCATTAAACCTCTTCTCACATTCACTGCATGCATATGGCTTTTCACCTGTATGTCTTCGCTGATGGACCTTTAGGTTTGATGATCGATTAAAATTCATTCCACATTTGCTGCAcctgtatggtttttcccctgtgtgtgttcgctgatggtgAATTAGTTGTGATGAGAAAGTAAAAGACCTGTTACATTCAGTGCAGCTGTATGGTTTTTCTCTTGTGTGGGTTTGGTGATGGCACTTCAGGGAGTATAACTGACTGAAACTCATTCCACATTCAATACATATAtgtggtttttctcctgtgtgtcttTTCTTATGGATCCTTAAATTTGATGATTGATTAAAGCTCTTTCCACACTGGCTGCATGTATATGGCTTCTCTCCTGTGTGCGTTAGCTGATGGGCCTTTAAGTTTGATGACTGACTGAAGGTCTTGCCACATTCACAGCATTCAAAGGGCTTTattcctgtgtgtgttcgctgatggttCCTAAGGTGTGAAGATGAATTAAAcctcttcccacattcactgcatgcATATGGGTTTTCATCTGTATGTCTTCGCTGATGGACCTTTAGGTTTGACGATCGATTAAAATTCTTTCCACATTCCCTGCAcctgtatggtttttcccctgtgtgagtTCGCTGATGCAGACTTAAGGTTGGTGACTGGGTAAAGCTtttcccacattcactgcatgtgaaTGGTTTTTCTATTGGCAGCACTAAGTTCTGTTTATTTTTGCACATAACCTTTGACTGTCTTTTCTGATGGAGCATCATGGTCAATGAAACCTGCTGCCATTTACTAAATGTGCAATATTTCAGATATGTTTTCCAATTTAatggaaacataaaaaataaaaaaataaaatatatatatatatagatatatatatatatatatgtcagcgTTATTGAATATGCCTGTTATTTAGCTGGTGAGATGCAGCTACATGCAGCGCATGTCGAGTTAGTTCTCTATATTTTAAGCGATAGAACCTCTATACTGGTCTTCAGTTCACTATTCTTGGCTTGCAAACCATATTACGCAGTTAATAGTTTAGCAAGCTAAGCACTATTCTGACTTTTGAATTTCATCCTTTGCCCATAGTTGATGCTGGACATCCTTTTAATACTGGATATCGTGTGCCAATATTGTGACACGGGCTCGATTGCAGGCAG belongs to Pleurodeles waltl isolate 20211129_DDA chromosome 9, aPleWal1.hap1.20221129, whole genome shotgun sequence and includes:
- the LOC138260542 gene encoding zinc finger protein 91-like isoform X2; this translates as MFPLNWKTYLKYCTFSKWQQVSLTMMLHQKRQSKVMCKNKQNLVLPIEKPFTCSECGKSFTQSPTLSLHQRTHTGEKPYRCRECGKNFNRSSNLKVHQRRHTDENPYACSECGKRFNSSSHLRNHQRTHTGIKPFECCECGKTFSQSSNLKAHQLTHTGEKPYTCSQCGKSFNQSSNLRIHKKRHTGEKPHICIECGMSFSQLYSLKCHHQTHTREKPYSCTECNRSFTFSSQLIHHQRTHTGEKPYRCSKCGMNFNRSSNLKVHQRRHTGEKPYACSECEKRFNASSHLRNHQRTHTGIKPFGCCECGKTFNQSSNLKAHQLTHTGEKPYTCSQCGKSFNQSSNLRTHKQTHTGEKPHICIECGMSFSHLSSLRRHHQTHTREKPYSCTECKRSFTFSSQLMHHQRTHTGEKPYRCRECGKSFIRSSTLGHHQRTHTGEKRFRCSECGKSFNHSSYLLIHQRTHTGEKPYRCNECEKSFNDSSALRVHQRTHTGEKPYRCSKCGKSFNESSTLTRHQRTHTGEKPFSCSECKQSFTFSTQLKLHQQKHTGEKIYRCNECGKSFNQSSNLKIHEQIHTGEKPYTCPECDKKFNRSSNLKAHRLTHTGEKPYTCSECGKTFNRSSNLKCQQQTHRGDKPYRCSECGKCYRRSSDLCIHQHTHTGEKPYHCSECGKSFNQSSALRRHQQSHTGKRPFKCSECGKTFIQSSHLLVHQRIHTGDKPFKCSECGKKFIQSSHLLVHQRIHTGEKPHTCSVCGKNFNELSTLRCHQRSHRGDKTHKCNECGMTFIRKSHLVVHQRIHTGEKPYTCSECAKNFSVSSNLKRHQQTHRRRNIQVEAQ
- the LOC138260542 gene encoding zinc finger protein 658B-like isoform X1, whose translation is MFPLNWKTYLKYCTFSKWQQVSLTMMLHQKRQSKVMCKNKQNLVLPIEKPFTCSECGKSFTQSPTLSLHQRTHTGEKPYRCRECGKNFNRSSNLKVHQRRHTDENPYACSECGKRFNSSSHLRNHQRTHTGIKPFECCECGKTFSQSSNLKAHQLTHTGEKPYTCSQCGKSFNQSSNLRIHKKRHTGEKPHICIECGMSFSQLYSLKCHHQTHTREKPYSCTECNRSFTFSSQLIHHQRTHTGEKPYRCSKCGMNFNRSSNLKVHQRRHTGEKPYACSECEKRFNASSHLRNHQRTHTGIKPFGCCECGKTFNQSSNLKAHQLTHTGEKPYTCSQCGKSFNQSSNLRTHKQTHTGEKPHICIECGMSFSHLSSLRRHHQTHTREKPYSCTECKRSFTFSSQLMHHQRTHTGEKPYRCRECGKSFIRSSTLGHHQRTHTGEKRFRCSECGKSFNHSSYLLIHQRTHTGEKPYRCNECEKSFNDSSALRVHQRTHTGEKPYRCSKCGKSFNESSTLTRHQRTHTGEKPFSCSECKQSFTFSTQLKLHQQKHTGEKIYRCNECGKSFNQSSNLKIHEQIHTGEKPYTCPECDKKFNRSSNLKAHRLTHTGEKPYTCSECGKTFNRSSNLKAHQQKHAQEKYRVGDSLPPGYRISSAYGKKLFDKQTEQSSSFNTLKMT